The following is a genomic window from Antechinus flavipes isolate AdamAnt ecotype Samford, QLD, Australia chromosome 3, AdamAnt_v2, whole genome shotgun sequence.
AAGTAATTTagcatgttaaacatgtactattcttctatacatatttccactttCATCATGggacacaagaaaaatcagaccaaaaagaaaaaaaaaagtaagaaaagaaaaagcaagcaaacaacaacaaaaaagtgaaaatactatgttatcaTCCACACTGAATTCctccagtcttttctctgaatgcagatggctctctccatcacaagtctattggaatggacctgaatcacctcattgttgaaaagagccatgccaTAATCATGCCATAATCTTGTGgctactgtgtataatgatttcctgattatTCTTATGCCACTTAGCATCagtaatgtaagtctctccagctctctctgaaatcatcttgttgatcattctttatagaacaataatactccataacagtcatataccataacttgttcagccattccccaaaagggctgctacaaacatttttgcacatgtgagtccttttcccttctttataatttctttagaatacagatgcagtagtagcactgctggattaaagagtatgtacagttttatagctctttgggcatagtcacaaattactctctagagtggttggatcattttacaacttcacTAGCaaggtgtcccagttttcccacatcctctccaacatttatcgttatcttttcctgccatcttaatcaatctgagaggtatatagtgatacctcagagttgtcttaatttgcatttctctgatcaatagtgctctagagcatttttttcatatgttgcattctttaatgaaattattgatttttttctattatcagTCATTATTTAGTTTAGGCTATTAGTTCCTAATTAGAGCCTCTAATTAGTTCCTAATTAAAATGTTCAAAGCAGTTtagattcattattttatttgattttcacaataattatgtaaagtaaacagaaaatgAATGATCACACCCATATTATAGATGTGAGGTTTAGAAAGTTTAAATGGCCATGGTCACACCACTCATAGTTGTCAGTAGatctttatttcaaattctgGTCCTTTTCTGCTACCCTTCTTCCAATTTGAAGATTACATTATCCACTTTTAAATCACTCTTTTCACTTTAAAATGGGGCAACAGAAGCTACACAAAGATTACATGGATTTCTCTGTAGTATACTTTAGAATCTGCAATCTGTGTAATGGATATGTACATGTTTAGAAAAATGTACTGTGCATGTGCTTAGAGCCATAACCATAGTGAGGCAATTAAGAGTTTTATCCAGTGGGTATACCTTAGCTGGGGGGGAAGAGTCATGTTTCCTTTTCATCCTTCAGAAAAATTCATCCCCATGCCTTGTTAGACACTGTAGTTCTAGGTGTTTAAGGTCCTCTATCTGTAGTTCGGCACAATGCTATTTCTTTTCTTGTATATGAGAAATTAAACAATCTCACTTGCTTGCCCAACTCCACTCTCAGAGTTTCATTGTCATACACATCctcccctctttaaaaaaatcatttattcatagtattatttttaaattttgagttgtAAATTCTGTCTTCTTCCTAACTCACCCTCACCCACTAAGGTggcaagtaatatgatatcaattatacatgtgaaatcatgaaaaatatgtCTATATTTCAAAACAAGtatgaaaaacaaagtaaaaaattatacttcaatttgtagTCACAGTTCATCAGTTCCATTTCTGGAAGAAGATAGATAAAATTTTGCCTTGCACtataatatttattgatcaaagtagccaagtctttcactgCTGATAATCATTTTAACTTTGCTATAACTATGCAGTGATCTCCCTGTTCTTCTCATATCTTTGCAACAATTCACAAGCatcttgccatgtttttttctgaaaccacatCCCCCTTGCaattttccatagaacaataatactccattacaattatataccacactAATTCAGCCTTCCTTAATTGATAAGCAAGAGGATTCTTgttgtccaattctttgccacaagagctgctataaatttttgtgcacatataggtccttttactttttctttgacttctttcagATAGCATCTTTTTATAGAggaaagtaaataatttaattttgaatcCCTTGTTATTACTCTTTCATGGTTACccatttctgcttctcttgagtcttgtgtttaaaaatcaaattttctatgcAGCTTTAATATTTTTAcgaggaatgcttgaaaatcctctgttttatCTATAGTTTTCCCCCTCaaagaattatattcaattttatggGTAGATTATTGTTGGTcttaatcctagctcttttgcctcCTGGAAGATCATATTCCCAGTCCTTTGCTTTATTGTGGAAGTCACTatatcttgtgtgatcctgactataACTCGAtaatatatgaattgtttctttctggctgtttgaaatattttctcttgaaCTTGAGAGCTCTGGGATTTGGCTATatttctggaaattttcattttgaattctttcaatgtgaATTTTTGACTTCTGGAATGAAGATATCtcagcaattttccttgataatttattaaaatataatgtctAAGGTCTTtatttgatcatgacttttaaggagtctaataattcttaactTCTCTCTCAAAGttttttccagatcagttatttttctgatgaaaaattgtacatttgcttccattttttcaatacctttgaatttctttttttttgtttgtttcttaatgtctcattaaGAGACATTAAGCACTTGCTTCCAagtgctcaattctaattttaaggaattatttccttcaggAGATTTTGTAGTTTCTTTATTAacttggccaattctgttttttaaagtgacattttcttcagtatttttatgcttcttttgtgAAGTCATTGTTCCTCTTTTTGTAAGTTTCttgtatcattctcatttctttatgGAGTTTTGCCTGTAGcaattttatctctttctttaattcttccaagagttCTTGTGGGCGTTGGACCTAACCAGCCTTTTTgctttgaggatttttttttggtagttgttttcatattgttgtcttttttgagtttatgtcttggtcttcTTTGTTACCTTGGgaaattctttttatcatttttttttttcattttcaagcctatttttgactttgaactttatgttaaataGGACTCTGCTCACCTGGGTTTGGGAAGGAACTGTCCCAaggttcacattttttttttttgtactgctgttttcagagctagttctggggaGTGTAAGTTTTTGCAGCTTCCCAGGTGATGTGATACTAGGAGAAGTGTGATCACTGCTCTTCTGGTTTGCACTTTGGTTTTTCTCTAGGAAGAGTTTCTGGTTCCTTGTAGTCTCAAGGACTGGCACTCCTTTCTGCTTTGGTACTGTGACGAAGGTGTCTGTTCTCTTTTGACTGATCATCAGCACTCCTTTCTGCACTGAAACCATGTTCCAGAACTGCATAAAGACAATAGAATTGCTAATCAGCACCATTTGCTCCTTGGGCCAGGAAAGGGACCCCTGTAATCTCTGACCACCTATGAACTACTTACTGTTTTTGGCTGAGAACTCCCAAAGCTACTTCTGTTGAGGCCACTGTTGTCACCACTATGTGAACTCTTCTACCCTGTTGATACAGATTTCTCATGTCAATCTCTTAAGTTtttttaagccaaaaaaaaaaagtctcagtcCAACCTTTTGTTGCCtctgctgctccagaatttgACTACAAGTATTATTTTAGAGTTATTTGAAGGTAAATGTCGAGAGAATTCAGCTGAGTGATTACCTCTAATCTTCTAGCTTGTCTCTGCCCACCAGAACCTCACTTTGTTCTGGATAATATCTTCATCATGATAAACTGTGTGGGGCACTTGAGAATATCTCTGGAGAAAAAGATTCCTAAATTCAATTCTATCTGGAATATGCTTTGTCCCAGTGCTAATACTTTGCACCCAACTGTTATTTGCATGGAGTTGTCATTCTCTACCCCATAAGTAATGATTTCTAGTTAGGTTCTTTATGTGACTTGTATCAGTATTGAGGAGTTTCAGAATTTTACATCTAGAAGGGACCATcatcctcatttttataaatgaagaagcaGTTTCAGGTGGAAAGTTACTTGGCCTTATATCACATATGTATTAAGTGGAAGAActaggactgaaaaaaaaagccttttgacTCCAAACTCAGAGTGTGGACTCCAAGCACAATTCCATACCTCCAATTTAAAGATGACTCTAATGATGGTATTTGCCTTATCTTATGATACAGGTCTAAATCATGAAgaatcttttcattatttatggATGAAGTCTCTTCTTTGACTCCAAGAGAGAGTAATACCAAGTTACCTAGGACTTTTTGCATCACTCCCTTCCTCCAGTTTCCAAGATCCTTACAACCTTCTGGCACCTATATTCCTGTGCCATCTTAAAGCATCTTCTAGGGCCTGCTTTACCTTATCATTACGGAGACTGAAGATGAATGGATTCAGAAGTGGGGTGATGATGCATCCCAGAGCTGAGACCCCTTTGTTAAGAAGCATAGATTGAGCCTCTGATGTGCGGATGTAAAGGAAGATGGAGCTGCCATAAACAATGACAACCACAGTAAGATGTGAAGCACAGgtaaaaaaggctttttttcgTTCTGCGGCTGTTGGAGTCTGGAAGACAGTAGCAAGGATACAGGCATAGGAGACAGAAGTCACTGCCAAGGAACCTAGAAGAACAGCTGTGGAAAGTATAAAGGCCACTAACTCCAGAAGTTGGGTATTCCCACAAGAGAGCCGCATAAGTGGCCAGCTGTCACAGAAGAAGTGGTCAATGGCATTAGGGCCACAGAAAGACAAGTTAGCCATGAGGATAGTAGGAGAGAGCACCCATAAGAAACCAGCAATCCAAGAAGCCATTACTAGCCGGACACAGATGGGACGGTTCATTAGGGTCTCATAGTGCAATGGACGGCAGATGGCTAAATAGCGATCCAGAGACATGACtgccaagaggaaaaagtcagTAGTGCCCAGGAGAAAATAGAGATAGGATTGTGTGATGCAgccagcaaaggagattgagtAGTCCCTGGTAAGGATGCTGACCAGGATCTTAGGGACAACAACAGAGACCAATACCAGCTCCAGGAGGGAGAGATTTCTCAGGAAAAAGTACATTTGAGTTTGCAGGCGGTGGTCAGACCAGCTGAGCACAATGATGATCAAATTTCCCATGACTGTCACTACATATGTCAccagaagtcctagaaacagCATGAGCTGTAGGGTCCAGCTACCAGGGAAACCCATCAACACAAATTCTGTTACCTGGGTCCAATTCTCTGGATACATTTCCCTCTATctgtataaggaaaaaaaatgatttgaagttaagtaatatgtaataatcatgtttttatttttaacctatCATATGGAGGACCCCAAGCAAGAATGTGAAAGCATTAAGTGTATACAAAGACAGAGTTTCCAGTTTTCAAGTAGCTGAAGACATAGGattggggaagaaaaattttgggAAAGCATTCTAATTATTTCTAATCTAGGTGTTGGTAAAGTCCCTGTGGGATCTTTCCCATATTTTTAGGAAGACCTAGAAAGGACAAGATCATTGGGCTACATGcatatctttctttaaaataaagctaAACCTCAGGTAAAGCACCTACTCCTATAGTTTTATGTTAAAAACTTATGTCTTCCCCAGTCCCATTCAGTTTGGTAGACTGTCAACCCAACAGATAGTAGCGACATGCTTATATAAGACCCataagtttacaaagtgttttcctcagAATAATATCATTAGATACATGGTAAGGccattattaatcccattttatggatgaaaaagcTGACTATCTAAAGAGACTTACAATCAAACAACTAGGACATATTAAAgtaaagaatcaaataaattcacattttctGACTTAAAATACAAAGCATTTCTAGAGCTTATCAACCTACTTCCTAACCCACACTAAGATATACTACTGCATTCTGGGTGAAGAAAGAGTAAACAAGGATTAGAGTTCTGATTAGTCTAATACATGACTGAGGTATTATTGTTTAAAGATGTTGAGCCACATATTGGGCATGTAAATTTATGATTGTAGGTGTTCAGAAATGACATTGTACATTATTGTGATCTCCACCCCTGAATCTTGGAATCACAAGTATCTTCTGAATTATATtgttatagtggaaagaaaatcTTATAGCAATTAAGGGAGTCTACAAAttagaggagaggaagaaatattCTAAGCATAGAGAATAATTAGTGCAAAGGTAGACATAAGAAATGCAGTGTTAtatgaaagacagagatagaaagtcaGCATAGGATGGAAATTAATGTGTATTGGATATTGTTTTTCTCATGCACagagaatatgaaaaatttaaattttatgtttatcACATTGagcaatttttatcatattttaattccttgaaaattggTAAcctattaaattcaatttaccaaaaaattattGAGTCCCTAGTGTCATTTAGTTAAAAGAATCCTGGAATTGAAATTAAAACACCTAGATTTGAGTCCTTACTCTGTCATTTACTAGCTTGTGTCTGTGAACTATTGCTTAATGTATGTaagtttctattttcttatctgtaaaatgggaatcattaaattaaaaaaaaagatagaatggaaaTCATAGAATTTGTAATCTCTATTTAGTAACATCTCAATAAGAAAAGCTCTTTGTTACCCATAAAAGCTGTAGAAATGGAGCtatgattattctcattttctattactttgtaaaagtatatattttaaatctatcCATCAGAAGGTTTAATCAGCATGGCATAGAGGAAACAGCACTGCTTTGTGAATATGTTCTTGACTTCTAATGAATTTCTGAAACTTAGTAGCCAAGAGAAAGTCATGCCTGAAAAAGAAGTACCAATAGTATGGGTCCAGCAAAGGTACTGGACATTGGTTCAGTGATAAGTAATGCAGAGAATACTGTTAAAAGAGACAACTAGAGATGAAAGGTTCAAGGCACATTAATCATAATCTGGAAGTCACAGTTAAGCTGGATGCAGCATAGAAGCCTCAGGAGctaaggaaagatggaaaaacaATTTGAACCAACAGGAGGCTGTGAGAAGGAACTGAGAAAGCCAAGGACAATGTTAGCAAGCCTTCaacttcttcctctccccatatCTTAAGCATAGATGTTTGGAAAAGCCAGATGAATAAAACTCTAAAATTTCCTTGGATTGtctattaattttttcatatatcattATTGTGGTTTGTACTTTTATAACATGTACAGGAagacttgtttatttttcttgaaattgggCAAAAGAGATTTCTGCCACACTTGACAGACATCTAGAGATTCTACTCTCCACTCCAGCATTGTCCCCTTTTCCAAGATGAGGATGAAATCAATTAAGTCATTgttggcaattttttttattatcatccaGCCTTTTTAGCCTATTATTCCATCATCTTAACGGAGTGCGACTTTTAATAACATTGACCATGAGTATGATACTGTAGTAGGTGCCTGGTATATCTTAAGATTACAGAATGGTAGAGATGAGAAGGACCTTATAGATAATTTAGCTTactccttcattttagaaatgagaaagctAAAGCTAAAGTGGTTGAATGAAATCCTCTGGTCTCACAATGCTGATTAGTGTCTCTTCACTCATGTCAGATGGTTTCacaaaaagagcaataaaatggTTGATACATCACCCATATTTTTCACTATAAAGTAAGAAAGATGcctacatacaaatatatattatacccACCAACAAGAATCACATATCACTTCCAGAAGGAATGAAGCTACATTAAAAAGGCCTTTTTTTGTAATATGAAATCCATGGTCAAgtcttgattttcagaattcttgaaccTGAGCTGATGGAGCCTTGAGGTAATTAGCACACATTTCTTCTGCAGGGGCCTACTGGTGCATTCTTCACAAACTGCCAAATTGGTATTCTTAAAGCACAGATTTGACTAAATCAAAAAGTTTCTCTGgctctttattcttttaaattattcttaacagttcctttaaataatgaactCTAACTGCATTTTAAGTAGATGATTTCTTCTTTCTGCAACAGTTTAGCAATAGTACTagtactagatttggagtaaaaaaataaaataaaaaactgctCCCAAACCTCAGGTTCTAATCGCACATACTGCTTTATCTTTTTGACCACCTATCACTTCACACCTTTGCcttgggttttaattttttaatttacaaaatgaagagattgaactaGATTTTTGAGGGCCTTTCCAACTATGATCCAGTTGAACATTGCACATGGTTAAGCTGAAAATTCTAAACTTTGTCTTCCTAATTAGCAGAATTGAGACTCAActaaagtaaatatttgactttagAGAAATCTATCAATGTGGCAGGAGAAAAGCTTGCCATATAAAGCACTTTCAAGATTATAGGTATTTACCATTTCTCTACTTTCATAGTGAAATACTCTTCTTAGGActcctttatttttaaacagCAGGAATCCTTACCCTTTTGGTGCCATGGACCTCTCTGGCTGTCTGATGGAGTTGAAAAAAATGGGGGGAGCCTTAGATTAATGTttccaaattcataaaggaaaaacagggttacaaaataaaacaattgtgCAATGTAAAATACTCTTGCCCACTTGATAATTCCAACAGATGCTGGAGATTTTAGTCAGGACAGGCCAAGAGGAAtacttcctttctcattctttagCCTATTAACCATTTTCCAATGAGTGTTAGGCTCTCCTTTTAAATCAGATGCTCACCTTTTACTCCATCCTCACTATGAAAGAGTTAGAGCTCATGTTCTACTCTATTATATCCAGTCCCTTTTCCTCAAGAATCACAGGGTAGATCTCTCCAATTGTGTCCTCACCAAGCCCCAAAAGAGTATATGAGTGCTCATATTAATtatgaattaaaattatattaattttatatgctCATATTAATTATGAATTAAAAAGACTAACTTTCCAGTAATATGGTAGAACACTAGTTCTTTCTACCTGTACTCTATCTATACCCTGGGGACCACCAGGTCTTTCCATCTTCCCTGAAGCTGAATTCTCCTATATGAGCAACTAGATGACATGCAAAaagtgccagacttggagtcaggggCATCTTAGTTTTAAAGCTGTCTTAGATGCTTGCAGGGTGACACTTACATTCtatcagcctcattttctttatttgtatagtGGAGACGCTAAGATTACTCTAAGATTAAACTTAAATCAcaaatgcaaagcactttgcatagtTTAAAGCTCTATATACATTATGTGCTCTAGTTCTCATAGTTTaaaattcatatatacacattatgtGTTCTCTCTCCTAATTAGAAGATGGATACTATGAGAGCTGCtagtatttctcttttaaattttatccctAGTACTTGGTACAGCTCATGgcaaacaataaatatttgattaatgCTGAATCCTTTATTTCTATATGTGTTCATTCagtcattctttcctttcttcctggaTAACATACAAATACTTGAATATGATGTTCAAAGCCTTGTACAATTTGACTCTAATCAGTCAAGAgtagtttcattttatttcatcttatttatcTAAAACTGACTTGCTTGTCATCTCACATCCATTACAGTTCATTGCTTGTCTCCAtgtttttgttcagtcttttcccccttcctggaATACCTTCCTGCCTCATCTACTCTTATTGggatccttagcttccttcacaGTTCAGTTCAAGTGCCACTGATACCCAAGACATTTTCTGATCTTCCTAGATGTTAGTACTACCTCCTACTCCTACCTTaagaaaattacattatatttactttGTTATTTTGTACTTACttatatacattttgaaaagCTTCTCAAGGGATGACTGTTGGAAATGTGTTTCTGAATAATCAGTGCCtaaaatttttcctaaaatatagagGGAGCATAACAGAGGTAcggtgaatgaataaataaatgttaaatagttAACCCCAATTACCAGGGATCCAAATGGAAAATTCTTAATATATCTTCACAGAGCTGATGACTTAAAGTTTAGCATCTTAGAAGCATAAAATGCTAGAAATTGAAGGATCCTTCTGGATGATGTAGTTCAACTTCATTGTACAAATAACATCATGGAGTCTCTAAGGTATTAAGTAATTTAATCAAAATCACACAGGTCCCACGGCTCATGGTTTTctatctcccttttccttctgtctCAGAGGTCCATCAGTCAGTTGAACTTTAGTGAAATGGGAATTTCGATCAAATATAGGCACTGAGTTTGAAAGGCTATCACTATACATGGCTTGAAGGAATCTGATTCACTTACCCATCCCTGTACTTTATTCCTCTGGATTTCTTTCCCTGAAATCATTCAAATTTCAACCAAAGAGGACCAAACTGGTCCTAGGGCCAAGTGAGCTTTCTAAATAGAAAGAATGAGCTGTAACTAGGATTTATCCTTCCTATTGGGTTGCTCatttgaagaagaagaagttcTTTAAACTTTACACAGCTAATTCATTCCCAATTCTAtcaattaaaatttgttttaactttCTTAGAGCTATGATCCCCAAAGAAAACCATCTTGACCCATGCTCATTAAGCAAAAATGCTGTAATTAACCTCTTGAGAGAAAAAGTAAGTATTGACTTTGACTTTCACGTTGCTATCATTACTATCTTTTTGACCCATAGAGAACTAGTACTGTTAGATATATAACAATCAAGTTTGGCAAACTGGGAAAGGGACATGGAATGCTTTAAAAATAGGCAATATGAAAGGTGCCCTTaactaagattttaaaaatga
Proteins encoded in this region:
- the LOC127557979 gene encoding olfactory receptor 6T1-like; translation: MYPENWTQVTEFVLMGFPGSWTLQLMLFLGLLVTYVVTVMGNLIIIVLSWSDHRLQTQMYFFLRNLSLLELVLVSVVVPKILVSILTRDYSISFAGCITQSYLYFLLGTTDFFLLAVMSLDRYLAICRPLHYETLMNRPICVRLVMASWIAGFLWVLSPTILMANLSFCGPNAIDHFFCDSWPLMRLSCGNTQLLELVAFILSTAVLLGSLAVTSVSYACILATVFQTPTAAERKKAFFTCASHLTVVVIVYGSSIFLYIRTSEAQSMLLNKGVSALGCIITPLLNPFIFSLRNDKVKQALEDALRWHRNIGARRL